TTCGCGTCCGGCTCGAAGACGACCTGGGTGAGCCCCTCCCGGTCCCGCAAGTCGATGAAGACCGCGCCGCCGTGATCCCTCCGGTTCTGCACCCAGCCGAAGAGAACGACCTCCTGACCCAACTGCTCCTTGGTGAGCTGGCCGCAGGTGTGGGTACGCTTGACCTCGGAGATGAACGGGACTGCCATGACACCGCCTCGAATGAAGGACGTTCGGGAAGGAAGGGGCGGCACCATATGGACCGTGGAAATGGTGCGTCAAGGCATCCGTTCCCGGGCAGAACACGGACTCTGGCTTCTGAACGCCCCGGCGGCCGTAGTAGAACGGGGTCCATGCTTCGAAAAGCCATTGTCGCCACGCTCGCGCTGTCGGCCGCGTGTGCTCCGGACTCCCAGGCGCCGGTGAAGGTCCAGGCCCTGGTGCTCAACAGCAACGGCGCCTACGCGCCGCGGGAAGTCGAGCTCACCACCATCTCGGACATCGTCAAAATGGAGGGCGTGGTCGCCAAGATGATTGGCGGGGCGCGCATCCGCTCCGACTCCCAGGACCCGCAGGTCCAGAACGCTCAGACGGCCGAGGCCTACGCCAAGGCCATCATCAAGGGGGACGGGCGGGACGTGACGGCCAGCTACATCACCCAGGATGGCGTGCTGTGGCCGGCCGACTTCCACACCTGGAACCTCGTCACGGCGTACTACAACTTCGAGCGCGCCTACGACTACTTCAACAAGGTGGCCAACATCCCCGCCGCGGACCTGGGCGAGCCGGCCACCGTCTACTACTTCCCCGAGTTCACCCTGGTGGACAGCAGCCCGGAGGCCCTGAAGGACAACGCCCTGTACTTCTCTCCGATACAGGCCTTCATGGTGCTCCCGTTCGACACGCTCCAGAAGGCCCCGCTGGCGCTCAACGCCGGCGTCATGTCGCACGAGTACGCGCACCGCATCTTCAACCAGAAGGTGTACGGCGGAAACCCGCTGCCCTACCAGATCGCCGTCTGGGGCCAGTCTCCCTCCAGCCCCGGCGCCAACCTCGTCAAGGCGCTGGACGAGGGGCTCGCGGACTACCACGGCTTCGGCACCACCTGTGACAGCCCGGTGGGGTGCGACACGCGCTATTTCCGCACCTCCTTCGACGACAGGCTGAGCGAGTCGCGCGACCTGGCCAAGGCGGACCGGTGCATGGACACCGTGCTGCTGAACGATCTCAACACCCTCAACGTCAGCGCGTTCGACCCGTACAAGCTGGGCTCCATCATCGCCAGCGCCCTGTACCAGGCCGGCCAGTCCACCGGGCAGCACAAGGCGCTCCAGCGCGCCCTGGTCGCCGCCTACTCGGATGAGACTTCCGGCAACCCCGGCCTGGCCCAGCTCTCGCGCATCGCCCAGAACGACCAGCTCATCTTCAACCGCACCTCCGTCTCCGCGGTGCTCGTCAACCACATCACGGACACGCCGCTGAAGACCGCCGTCTGCAACGAGCTGATTGACCACCTGCAGATCCCCGCCGCCGAGCTGGTGGGCCCGGGCCTGCCCTGCCCGCCCGAAGCCCAGGGTGGCACCACCTGCGCCCCGATCAACCCATGAGAACCCCCACCGTGCACTCCCGGCTCCTGCTCGCCTTCCTCGGGGCGCTTGCCCTCTCCTCCCCCGCGCTCGCCCAGGACGAGGACGAGGACGCCCCGTACGCCTACCCGGATGAAGAGGAGGAGGATGCTCCCCGGAAGCTCCCCCGCCGCAGCGATCCCACGGCCGACTTCGAGCGGCTGAGCGACGAGGAGGAGGGAGACTTCGAGAAGATGTACCGCCTGGATGACCCGAACACGGGCCTCGCGGGCGAGGTCATCCTGGGCGCCATGCTGCTGAGCAGCTCCAAGGGCGCCTTCGCCGAGACGGGCCTGGGCCTGGGCCTGCGCTTCACCTGGGAGTACGGCCGCATCCTCGACTCGGAGCCCCTGCGCGAGGCGCTCTGGGCGGATGTGCGCTGGATGATGGCGGGCCTGAGCGACGGCACGGACCTCGTCGCCGGGCGCAACCGCATCCACTACTTCACCGTGGCCCCCGCGTACGAGTTCACCTTCGGCGCCGCCCAGGCCTTCGGGGTGTTCGGCCAGGTGGGCGGGGGCATGGCGCTCCAGTCCTCCACCCTCTCCATCGGCGCCAACGAGACGAGCGTCAAAGGCCTCAAGCCCCTGTTCCAGTACGGCGTGGGCTTCCGGGGCCGGCCCCGGCTCTCGGACCGGCTGGCGCTGTCCTTCCGCGTGGAGCTGACGCGCTTCCGCCGCGGATACATGAACGACACGTTCATCGGGGGCAGCCTCGGCACGGCCTTCTAAGGCCCCTGCTTTCTCAAGCGCCGGAAACCGGCCGGAAAGTTTTTCACCCCGGCAGGCCTCTTCAGGCCTGCTTGCCTGCCCAGCTTCGTGTGCAAGCCCTTGGAAACCCTCGCCCCGCCCCTCTGGCACGTCCCCTGCTAAAGGGTGCCAGGGGAGGGGGAACAACGGGCCCATTCACGGCCCCCAACCCCCAAGGCGGGGAGGCGAGCGTGATGATGAAGGGCGTGCAGAGCCGTCATCTGGATCCAGTCTGTGGCCGGCAGGTGGAGGGGCCCGACGGGCGTCCGTCGTCGGAGTACAAGAAGCGCCGGTACTTCTTCTGCTCGGAGCGGTGCCGCTCGACGTTCGAGAAGCAGGCGGAGCGCTTCCGGCTGAACGACCTGGCGCGCGCCGGGGCGCTGCTGACGCCCGGGCGGGTGCGCTGGGGCATCTCCTGAGTCAGGCGGCGATGCGCAGGTCCTTGAGCTTCAAGGACACGCGCCGCTGCCCGCGGAAGGTGTCCATGCCCACCTGGAAGGCCAGGTCCACCGGCCCTTCCACGAGGGACAGCCGGTCCGCCATGCCGAAGCCGATGGCATCCACGCCGGGCGCATCCACGAGCGCCAGCTTGAGGTGAGCGTGGCCGTGGCCCGTCTTGGGCGGCAGCACCCGGGGGCGCGCGAGCTGCTTGCGCATCACCAGCACCGGCTCGGGGTTGCCCTGTCCGAAGGGGCCCAGCCGCTGAAGTGACTCCACCGCGCGCTCGTCCAGCTCGTGCGGCATCACCACCGCATCCACCCGGCACCGGGGAATCAGGTCCTCCGGCGTGAGGCGCTCGAAGGCCACGCGCTCGAAGGCCTCGCGAAAGGCCGGCAACCGCCCTGCCTCGATGGTGAGCCCGGCCGCGTACTTGTGGCCGCCGAAGCGCGCCAGCATGTCCGAGCAGCCGTGGAGCGCGTCATAGAGGTGGAAGCCCTCGATGCTGCGCGCCGAGCCCTTTCCAATCCCCTCGTTCACCCCGACCATGACGGTGGGCCGGTGGAAGCGCTCCACCACCCGCGAGGCGACGATGCCAATGACGCCCGGGTGCCACCCCTCCGCGTAGAGCACGAAGCCCCGCGCGTGCGAGAGGCCCTCGGCCTGCTTGAGCGCCTCGGACAGGATGGAGCTCTCGATGCCCTGGCGCTCGGCGTTGGCGCGGTCCAAAACCCCGGCCAGCCGCCGCGCCTCCTCCAGAGACTCGGAGGTGAGGAGCTGCAGCCCGAGCGACGCGTCGTGCAGGCGGCCCGCGGCGTTGATGCGGGGCCCCAGGCGGAAGCCCACCTGGCCGGCCGTCACGGGAGCCTCCGGCTCCACGCCCGCCACCTCCTTGAGGGCGCGGACCCCCGGGCGGCGCGCGGCGGTGAGCTCCTGGAGGCCATGGGCCACGAGGATGCGGTTGGCGCCGGTGAGCGGCACCACATCCGCCACGGTGGCCAGCGCCACCAGGTCCATCAACCCCTTGAGGAGGGGCTCCTTGCGGGTGGCGAAGAACCCCGCCTCGCGCAGGTGCTTGCGCAGCCCCATGCACAGGTTGAAGGCCACCCCGGCGGCGCACAGCGTCTTGGTGGGGTAGTCGCAGCCGGGCTGGTGCGGGTTGAGCACGGCCACCGCGAGCGGCATCACCTCGGGCACCGTGTGGTGGTCCACGATGACCACGTCCATGCCCAGCTCCCGGGCCCGGGCCACCTCCGCCACGGAGGTGATGCCGCAGTCCAGGGTGACGAGCAGCCGCGTCCCATCCGCGGCGATGCGGTCCATGGCCTGGAGGTTGAGCCCGTACCCCTCCCCCATGCGGTGCGGAATGTAGGTGGAGGGCCGGGCGCCCAGCTCCCTCAGGAACAGCGTGAGCAGCGAGGTGGAGCACACCCCGTCCACGTCATAGTCCCCGTAGAGGGTGATTTTCTCACCGCCCCGCAGGGCCCGGGTGATGCGCTCGACGGCGGTGGTCATGCCCTTGAGCAGGAACGGGTCCGGCAAATCCGCCAGCTTGTCGGAGAGGAAGGCCGAGGCGGCCTCGGGCGTGCGGTACCCCCGGTGCAGCAGAATCCGCGCGGCCAGGGGGTGCAACCCCAGCTCTCGCGCCAGTGACGCCACCTGCTGATCGACTGCATCGGGTAACAGCCACCGCACGCGCCAGGTTCCTCCTCGCCTTCTGCGAATGGCCAGACAGTACCTCAATCGTCTGACCCGCCAAGTCCAGTGCCGTCGCAAGGCCTCCCACCTGAACAAACATGCAGTCAACGGCCTGCCTTCTCCCCTGGAGGGGGGGGATGCACAACAGCCGGCTGGTGCGCAGCTTGCGGCGCAAATCAGGTGAGACAGGAGAACAACATGGTTGCGAAGGGCCTCAAGGTGCTGGGACTCATGATGGTGCTGGGCACGGCGGGCACGGCCGCCGCTCAGGAAGGGCCCCAGGGCCGGGTGAAGGTGTTCCTCAAGGGCGGTCTGGGGGACTACACCGGCGACATCGGCGAGAGCGTGAAGATGGGCCCCACCTGGGGACTGACGCTGAACGTGCAGCCGCTGCGCTTCCTCGGCTTCGAGGTGGGCTACGAGGGTGGCCGCAACACCATCGGCACGGACGAACTCGACCTGGCCCTCACGCGCCACGGCGGCAGCGCCCTGGTGAAGCTGGGCCTTCCGGTCCTGGAGGCCGTGAAGCCCTTCGTGGGCGTGGGCATCGGCATCTCGCGCATCTCCGTGGGCGGCGATCTGCTCCAGCGCGGGGACTACGTCTCGGACACGGTGAAGGAGCTGCCCCTGGTGGCCGGCATCGAGTTCAACACCGGCTCGCTCACCGCGGGCGCCCGCGCCACCTACCGGCCGTTCCTGGACCAGAACATCCGCGAGCAGGTGGAGGACCCGAGCGGCGGCTACTTCGACTTCGCCATCACTCTGGGAGCCCGCTTCTAGCGTTGCCGGGGGGCTCGAGCTCACGCTGCCGGGTGTTGCGGTAGATGCGCAGGAACAGCGTGAGCGAGAGCCACCCCACCACCGCCGCGATCGAGTAGGCCATCACGATGGGCCACAGGACGGCAACCGCCGCGATGGCCAGCAGGATGAGCGCCAGGCCCAGCATGATGCTGCTCTCCACGGCGCCGAGCGTCCGGGTGCTGGCCGCCGCGGCCACCCCGACGGCGTTCGCGAAGCGGACCGCGCCCAGGGACGAGCGGGACCCGGGCGGAGCGGCCGGCACGTGCCGCGGCCGCAAGGGCCTCACCCGCTTGCGGGCCGTGAGGGTGATCTCCGTGCTGTTCGCGAGGTCCTCCTCGTAGATGTCCTCCAGCTCCCGCGCCACCCGCTCATCGTCGATGGCCGCGTCCAGCTCATAGTTGCCAACGAAGCTGGCGAGGTTCAGGTTCGAGGAGCCGATGCGCGCCCACCGGCCATCCGCGACGCCGGTCTTCGCGTGAATCATGGTGCCGTTCCACTCGAACACCCGGACGCCCGCCTCCAGCAACGGCCGGTACCCGGCCCGCGAGAAGGGGCTGATGAGGGGAATGTCCGAGGTGCTCGGCACCAGCAGCCGCACATCGACGCCATCCCGCGCCGCCGCGCGCAGCGCCTGGACGTACGGGGCGAAGCCCACGAAATAGGCATCCGTGAGCCAGAGCGTCCGCCGGGCCGCCGCGGCGATGATCTGGTCCAGCCGGAACAGGCCCGTCGAGTTGGGCTCGTCCGCCACGATGCGCAGGGAAACGTCCCCGGCCAGGGGAATGGTGCTGGGCTCCGTGAACAGCGCAGGGGGTAAGGGCGCCCCGGTCTCCCGCCAGACCTGCGCGAAGGCGCGCTCCAGACACCCGATGGCGGGCCCCCGGAGTTCGAGCCCCGTGTCACGCCACGCGGACAGCGGGCGCGAGGGCTCTCCCAGCCAGCGCCGGCTGACACACAGCCCCGTCACGAAGCCGATCCGCCCGTCGATGGAGATCATCTTGCGGTGGTCGCGGCTCAGCCACCCCAGCGGGCTGGAGAACCGCGGCGGGTTGAAACACCGCACCTCCACCCCCGCGGCCTCGAGCTCTCTCCAGAACCGGTTCGAGGCCCCTCCCAGCGAGCCCAGCCAGTCGCGGATGAGCCGCACCTTCACGCCCGCCCGCGCGCGCTCCGCGAGCGCCTCCGCGAAGGACCTGCCCACCTCGTCGTCCTCGATGATGTAGTTCTCGAAGAAGATCGTCCGCTGGGCCTCCCGGATGGCCGCGAGCCAGGCCGGATAGTTCTCCTGGCCATCCAGCAGCACCCGGACGTCATTGCCCGCGACGAGCGGCGCCCCCGAAGCGCGGGAGAAAGCCTGCTCGGCGATGTCGTGGATGAGCCCCTGGGGCGAAGGCAGGCCCAGCTCCGGCGCGTTACGCAATGACGGCATGCCCCTGTTCCGGAGGAACCTTGAGCGGCCCCTCCGGGCAAGCTACCAGCCGGCCGCGCACTGGCGCCACACCGGGCTCACTCGATTGACAGGCCCACCAACGCGGCGGCCCGCGCCAAGCCGTCCGGGGCCTGACAGGCATTCGCCAGCTCCTGCGTGGAGTAGGCCCATGCCTGGGTGGCGGACGCGCCCTGGAACCGGCCCTCCACCACGGGCCCCGAGAACGTCGCGACGGTGGTCATTCCCTGAACCTCCGTCCCCTCGTAGGTGAGCTCCAGCACCGACGTCTCCCCATTCTCCCACTTCAGCGTGAGCCGCACCGGAGCCAGGGACGGCGCCGCGTCGCAGAGCGCCGCCGGGACCGAATTCTCCAAGGAGGCCGTGGCCGAAGTCCGCGTCAAGCTGCGGCGGGCCCAGCAGGCGCCATAGTTGATGGCGGTGGAGACACTCGCCTCCTGGGGCGTGTGCGTGAGCGCGGGGAAGAAGGTCATCTCGCCCAGCCCCAGGGGACAGGCCATCAGGGCGCCCGCCGCCTGCGCCGAGGGACCGCCCCCCAGAAGACCGAAGGCCACCAGAGCTCCTGCCACTTTGCTTCGCACGGACGGGGTGCGGCCCATGACACATGTCTTCATTGTTTGGCCCTCCTCGCGGACGTCCAGCGCCTCGATGGATGAGGCGGCACGTCACGCCACGCATTGAATGCGTGTGAAGCGATGGGGCGGCAACACAGGCGGGGGTGTGCCCAGGATGTCTGGCGCGCGATACCCAGCCCCAGGGCCATTCAGTGCCCGGCGGTCCCCCCGGTCCGCCGGGCACTGAATGCACCCTCCCCCGCTACGGAAACAACGGCGGCAGGGGAATGGGCAGAGACCGGATGCCCCGGTGAAGGGCCGGTGAGGAGCGCATTAAAAGACCAGACAAAGAAGTAAACCACGGGCCCCCGGTGCAGCCCGAATGTTGTGTTTCCCGGCGCGAATCCCGCTCGGCTGGCCGTGCCTGAGCAGGCAGGCGGCGCGGAGCCAAAGGCTGTCTCGCTCCCAGAACGTGCTTGGCACACGCATATCTGATGCGAAGGCATCCTGAACCGCGGAGGACCGGATGATGCGAAAGCGTTTCTTGGCCGCAGGGGCCGCCGCGATGGCATGGGGAATGGCCGGGACGGCGGCCGCACAACAGCGCGCCAACGCGCCTGGACAGCCCCTCGCGGGCAGCTATCAGCTCCAGCAACCCATGGCGGGCAGCTATCAGCTCCAGCAGCCGATGGCGGGCAGCTATCAACTCCAGCAGCCCATGGCAGGCAGCTATCAGCTCCAGCAGCCGATGGCGGGCAGCTACAGCCTCTTGCAGCCCCCCGTGGACACCCCGCGCTTCCTGTCCCCCCCCGCCCCCCGCTATTACTTCCTCCTACCGGCGCCGGAATAGCGCACCGGGGGCGGTGGTGAGGGCGGCCAGGGCTTGAGCCGCCGTGGTACAGCAAGGCCATGTCTGCCCGCCCGCCCGTAGAGCCCACGTACGACCTGCTGCACCAGCAGGCCCGTCATCCGCTCGATGCCCTCTTCGCGCCCCGAAGCGTGGCCGTCATCGGCGCCAGCGAGCGCCAGGGCAGCGTGGGCCGCACCTTGCTGTGGAACCTCATCAGCAATCCCTTCGGCGGGACCGTGTATCCGGTCAATCCGAAGCGCAGCAATGTCCTGGGCATCCGGACCTGGCCGTCCATCTCCGCCATCCCGGAGCCGGTGGACCTGGCCGTCATCGGCACCCCCGCCCCCACGGTGCCGGGGGTCATCCGGGAGTGCGCCGAGGCTGGCGTCAAGGGCGCCATCATCATCTCCGCCGGCTTCAAGGAAACGGGCGTGGAGGGGGCGCTGCTGGAGCAGGAAGTGCTGCGCGAGGCCCGGCGGGGGCGCATGCGCATCATCGGCCCCAACTGTCTGGGATTGATGCGGCCCACCACCGGCCTCAACGCCACCTTCGCGGGCGCCATGGCCCGGCCCGGCAACGTGGCCTTCATCAGCCAGAGCGGCGCGCTGCTGACGGCCATCCTGGATTGGAGCCAGCGCGAAACGGTGGGCTTCAGCGCCTTCGTCTCCCTGGGCTCCATGCTCGACGTGGGCTGGGGAGACCTCATCGACTACCTGGGCAATGATCCGCGTACCCGCAGCATCCTGCTCTACATGGAGTCCATCGGCGATGCGCGCGCGTTTCTCTCGGCGGCCCGCGAGGTGGCGCTCCAGAAGCCCATCATCGTCATCAAGGCGGGCAGGACCGAGCAGGCCGCCAAGGCCGCCGCGTCCCACACCGGCACGCTCGCGGGCAGCGACGAGGTGCTCACCGCCGCCTTCCGCCGCGCGGGCGTGCTGCGCGTGGACAGCATCGCGGACCTCTTCTACATGGCCGAAGTGCTGGCCAAGCAGCCCCGGCCCGAGGGCCGACGGCTCACCATCGTCACCAACGCGGGCGGCCCGGGGGTGCTGGCCACGGATGCGCTCGTCTCCGGCGGGGGCGAGCTGGCCAAGCCCTCGGAGAAGACGCTCTCGGCCCTCAATGGCTTGCTGCCGCCACAGTGGAGCCATGGCAACCCCGTGGACATCCTGGGTGACGCGGATCCCGGGCGGTACGCGAAGGCGCTGGAGGTGGCCGGCGCGGACGAGAACAGCGACGGGCTGCTCGTCATCCTCACCCCGCAGGACATGACGGAGCCCACGCAGACGGCGGACCGGCTCAAACCCTATGCCCGCCTGGGCAAGCCGGTCCTCGCCAGTTGGATGGGCGGCTCGGAGGTCGCCGCCGGCGAGCGCATCCTCAACGACGCGGGCATCCCCACGTTCGGCTATCCCGACACGGCCGCCCGCATCTTCAATTACATGTGGCGCTACAGCTATTACCTCAGCGCCCTGTACGAGACGCCCACGCTGGCGGAGGAGCCCACGGGCAACGCCCGCGAGCGGGTCCGGGCGCTCATCGACGCCGCGCGGGCGGACGGACGCACGCTGCTCACGGAGTACGAGTCCAAGCAGTTGCTGGCCGCGTATGGCATCCCCTCGGTGGAGACGCGGCTGGCGTCCACGGAGGACGAGGCCGTGGCCCAGGCGGAGGCCCTGGGCTACCCGGTGGTGGTGAAGCTCCACTCGCGCACCATCATGCACAAGACGGACGTGGGCGGCGTGAGGCTGAACCTGGCGAGCGCGGAGCAGGTCCGCGAGGCGTTCTCCGGCATCCAGCGGGCGCTCACCGAGCGAGGCCAGGCGGAGGCCTTCCACGGCGTGACGGTGCAGCCCATGGTCCGGCTGGATGGGTATGAGCTCATCGTCGGCAGCAGCCTGGATGCGCAGTTCGGCCCCGTGCTGCTCTTCGGGGCGGGCGGCATCCTGGTGGAGGTGTTCCAGGACCGGGCCCTGGGCCTGCCGCCGCTGAACACCACCCTGGCGCGGCGGTTGATGGAGCGCACGCTCATCTACAAGGCCCTGCAAGGCGTCCGGGGGCGCCCGCCGGTGAACATGGCCGCGCTGGAGACCCTGCTGGTCCGCTTCAGCAAGCTCGTGGTGGAGCAGCGCCTCCTCAAGGAGGTGGACATCAACCCCCTGCTGGCCTCGGCCGGACAGCCGGTCGCCCTGGATGCGCGGGTGGTGCTGCACGCGCCCGGGGTGCAGGAGTCCGAGCTGCCCCCGCTGGCCATCCACCCCTACCCCTCCCAGTACGAGGGACGGCTGCGCACGAAGGACGGCACGGAACTCATCGTCCGGCCCATCCGCCCGGAGGACGAGCCCAAGATGGAGGCCTTCCATCGTGCCCTCTCGGAGCAGAGCGTCTTCATGCGCTACGCGGGGATGATGCGGCTGGACCAGCGCGTGGCCCACGAGCGGCTGGCGCGCATCTGCTTCATCGACTACGCGCGGGAGATTGCCCTGCTGGCCATCCACCCCACGCCCGAAGGGGACGAAATCGTCGGCGTGGGCCGGTTGACGCGCCTGCAGGGCACCGGGGATGGGGAGTTCGCCATGCTCATCAGCGACCGGATGCAGTACCAGGGGCTGGGCTCGGAGATGCTCCAGCGGCTCGTGGACATTGGCCGCGAGTGGGGGCTGGAGCGCATCGTCGCGGACATCCTGTCGCGCAACCGCCCCATGCAGCGCGTCTGCAAGAAGCTGGGCTTCGACATCATCGCGGACCCGGACCCCACGGAGGAGATGGTCCGGGCCGTGAAAGTCCTGATTTGATGCGCGGTTGAATACGCGGGGGCCGCTGGCGTCTGCCCCCTCACCCTTCTGCTTTTTCCCCGGAGTTCCTCGGATGCGTTCCCTCGTGATGGCCCTCCCCGTAGCGCTCTGCTTCCTCGCTCCGCCCAGCCACGCAGCCTCGCTCCGGTGTGGCACCCACATCGTCTCGGACGGCGCGTCCCGGGAAGAAGTGCTGGCGCGGTGCGGTGAACCGGCCTCCAAGGACACCCGCAACGTGGCCCAGGAGACCAAGACCCGGACCGGCAAGGACGAATCCACCAAGGAGGTCGTCTACAAGACCTACGAGGACTGGACGTACAACTTCGGCACCAACCGGCTGATGCAGGTGGTGACGTTCGAGGACGGCAAGCTCGTGCAGGTCCAGAGCACCCGCCACGGTTACTGAGAAGGGCCGCGCCCGCGCTACCGGCCCAGCAGGTAGTTGCCCTTGGCCGGAATGACGTGCCGCACGCCACCGCGCGGATCCTCCATGTCCCCCCGGTACCGGGGAATGACGTGCACGTGCAGATGGAACACCGTCTGCCCG
This genomic interval from Stigmatella aurantiaca contains the following:
- a CDS encoding outer membrane beta-barrel protein; translation: MVAKGLKVLGLMMVLGTAGTAAAQEGPQGRVKVFLKGGLGDYTGDIGESVKMGPTWGLTLNVQPLRFLGFEVGYEGGRNTIGTDELDLALTRHGGSALVKLGLPVLEAVKPFVGVGIGISRISVGGDLLQRGDYVSDTVKELPLVAGIEFNTGSLTAGARATYRPFLDQNIREQVEDPSGGYFDFAITLGARF
- a CDS encoding YHS domain-containing protein translates to MKGVQSRHLDPVCGRQVEGPDGRPSSEYKKRRYFFCSERCRSTFEKQAERFRLNDLARAGALLTPGRVRWGIS
- a CDS encoding bifunctional acetate--CoA ligase family protein/GNAT family N-acetyltransferase, which translates into the protein MSARPPVEPTYDLLHQQARHPLDALFAPRSVAVIGASERQGSVGRTLLWNLISNPFGGTVYPVNPKRSNVLGIRTWPSISAIPEPVDLAVIGTPAPTVPGVIRECAEAGVKGAIIISAGFKETGVEGALLEQEVLREARRGRMRIIGPNCLGLMRPTTGLNATFAGAMARPGNVAFISQSGALLTAILDWSQRETVGFSAFVSLGSMLDVGWGDLIDYLGNDPRTRSILLYMESIGDARAFLSAAREVALQKPIIVIKAGRTEQAAKAAASHTGTLAGSDEVLTAAFRRAGVLRVDSIADLFYMAEVLAKQPRPEGRRLTIVTNAGGPGVLATDALVSGGGELAKPSEKTLSALNGLLPPQWSHGNPVDILGDADPGRYAKALEVAGADENSDGLLVILTPQDMTEPTQTADRLKPYARLGKPVLASWMGGSEVAAGERILNDAGIPTFGYPDTAARIFNYMWRYSYYLSALYETPTLAEEPTGNARERVRALIDAARADGRTLLTEYESKQLLAAYGIPSVETRLASTEDEAVAQAEALGYPVVVKLHSRTIMHKTDVGGVRLNLASAEQVREAFSGIQRALTERGQAEAFHGVTVQPMVRLDGYELIVGSSLDAQFGPVLLFGAGGILVEVFQDRALGLPPLNTTLARRLMERTLIYKALQGVRGRPPVNMAALETLLVRFSKLVVEQRLLKEVDINPLLASAGQPVALDARVVLHAPGVQESELPPLAIHPYPSQYEGRLRTKDGTELIVRPIRPEDEPKMEAFHRALSEQSVFMRYAGMMRLDQRVAHERLARICFIDYAREIALLAIHPTPEGDEIVGVGRLTRLQGTGDGEFAMLISDRMQYQGLGSEMLQRLVDIGREWGLERIVADILSRNRPMQRVCKKLGFDIIADPDPTEEMVRAVKVLI
- the recJ gene encoding single-stranded-DNA-specific exonuclease RecJ produces the protein MRWLLPDAVDQQVASLARELGLHPLAARILLHRGYRTPEAASAFLSDKLADLPDPFLLKGMTTAVERITRALRGGEKITLYGDYDVDGVCSTSLLTLFLRELGARPSTYIPHRMGEGYGLNLQAMDRIAADGTRLLVTLDCGITSVAEVARARELGMDVVIVDHHTVPEVMPLAVAVLNPHQPGCDYPTKTLCAAGVAFNLCMGLRKHLREAGFFATRKEPLLKGLMDLVALATVADVVPLTGANRILVAHGLQELTAARRPGVRALKEVAGVEPEAPVTAGQVGFRLGPRINAAGRLHDASLGLQLLTSESLEEARRLAGVLDRANAERQGIESSILSEALKQAEGLSHARGFVLYAEGWHPGVIGIVASRVVERFHRPTVMVGVNEGIGKGSARSIEGFHLYDALHGCSDMLARFGGHKYAAGLTIEAGRLPAFREAFERVAFERLTPEDLIPRCRVDAVVMPHELDERAVESLQRLGPFGQGNPEPVLVMRKQLARPRVLPPKTGHGHAHLKLALVDAPGVDAIGFGMADRLSLVEGPVDLAFQVGMDTFRGQRRVSLKLKDLRIAA
- a CDS encoding phospholipase D-like domain-containing protein, whose product is MPSLRNAPELGLPSPQGLIHDIAEQAFSRASGAPLVAGNDVRVLLDGQENYPAWLAAIREAQRTIFFENYIIEDDEVGRSFAEALAERARAGVKVRLIRDWLGSLGGASNRFWRELEAAGVEVRCFNPPRFSSPLGWLSRDHRKMISIDGRIGFVTGLCVSRRWLGEPSRPLSAWRDTGLELRGPAIGCLERAFAQVWRETGAPLPPALFTEPSTIPLAGDVSLRIVADEPNSTGLFRLDQIIAAAARRTLWLTDAYFVGFAPYVQALRAAARDGVDVRLLVPSTSDIPLISPFSRAGYRPLLEAGVRVFEWNGTMIHAKTGVADGRWARIGSSNLNLASFVGNYELDAAIDDERVARELEDIYEEDLANSTEITLTARKRVRPLRPRHVPAAPPGSRSSLGAVRFANAVGVAAAASTRTLGAVESSIMLGLALILLAIAAVAVLWPIVMAYSIAAVVGWLSLTLFLRIYRNTRQRELEPPGNARSGLPE
- a CDS encoding DUF2845 domain-containing protein, translated to MRSLVMALPVALCFLAPPSHAASLRCGTHIVSDGASREEVLARCGEPASKDTRNVAQETKTRTGKDESTKEVVYKTYEDWTYNFGTNRLMQVVTFEDGKLVQVQSTRHGY